Genomic segment of Parageobacillus genomosp. 1:
CGTGCGCATGATGCGCCGCACACGTCCGACCGTGCGGCCGACAATCACCGTTTCATTGTCCTCGGCATTCGTAATCAGCTGTTTGTACGCTTCATGAAACGGAGCGTCCTTCGTCGCAATCAAGCGCGTTCCTAACTGCACCCCTTGCGCGCCGAGAGCAAGGGCGGCAAGCAGCCCCCTTCCGTCGCCGATTCCGCCGGCTGCGACGACAGGAATGTTCACCGCGCTGGCGATTTGCGGAATCAATGTCATGGTCGTCAGTTCCAGCGAAGAGTTGATGCCGGCTGCTTCATACCCTTCGGCGACGATGATGTCCGCTCCTGCCGCTTCCGCTTTTTTCGCCTGCTTGACCGATGCGGTGACGACAATGACTTTTATTCCTTGTGCGGCAAAGCGGGGAATCCATGGCGCCGGATTTCCCGCCGACAGCGAGACGACCGGAACGCAATGTTTCAACACGAGCGACACCATTTCTTCCAAATATGGCGTGACTTGAAGCGGAATGTTGACGGCAAACGGGCGGTTGGTGCGCCGCTTCGTTTCAACAATGATTTCTTCCACTTCGTCAGGCGGCATCGTGCCGACGCCGACCGTCCCCAGCCCGCCTGCCTCCGACACGGCGCTGGTTAGCTTTGCGTTGCTGATGTTTCCCATTCCCCCTTGAATGATCGGATAACGAATTTGTAAAAGTCGACAAACATCATTCATAAAATTCCCACCCCGTTAAAATTGT
This window contains:
- a CDS encoding NAD(P)H-dependent flavin oxidoreductase, producing the protein MNDVCRLLQIRYPIIQGGMGNISNAKLTSAVSEAGGLGTVGVGTMPPDEVEEIIVETKRRTNRPFAVNIPLQVTPYLEEMVSLVLKHCVPVVSLSAGNPAPWIPRFAAQGIKVIVVTASVKQAKKAEAAGADIIVAEGYEAAGINSSLELTTMTLIPQIASAVNIPVVAAGGIGDGRGLLAALALGAQGVQLGTRLIATKDAPFHEAYKQLITNAEDNETVIVGRTVGRVRRIMRTPYAEKLLELEKQGMPPEQFQEYTSEDRHRRGALHGDFHEGFVNAGQIAGLIDDVPTVAELFEQMMAEAKQQLGKLRAILGE